From the Chloroherpetonaceae bacterium genome, the window TTATGAGAAAGCTATGCAGCGCTTGGAGAAAGCTGGGGCAGCGTCTTGACCTGATTATACACGGCGTTCTGTGAATACCTTGAAACCGTGCAAGCTGTTCACACAGTCAGCGTGTAGAAGAAATTCAGCAGCAAGATATGCTCCATACGCACGGGCTGCGGAGACATGCGGTTGATGATGCGATTTTGATACAGCACATCAATGACAATTCCGGGCTGTCGGTAGCGCACCCCAGTCTGAAATCGATTTTGATTCCAGACTGGGGCTTCCAGCGTAAAAAACCATTCGTTATTGATGAGCCACGAGAAATTCCCAGCAATCGGGATTGCCAGCTCGGGACGGATACGAAATCGCCACGACCGAATGACCTCAAAGAACGGGTCTTGCAAAGCATGCCACGCAAGGCTTTCTGCACGCAAGCGGAGCACCGCAGGCATCTCACCAATTTTGAAATCGTGCCACAGCTGAAAGGAAAAAATGTCCAGAATGCGGTTGTTGATAGGCGTAAGGAAAATATAGCCTGCTCCTACTGAGCTTGACGGCACGAAGCGATAGAGCCCATACAGCAAGAACACCACGGTTTGAAACTGAGACAAATTTTGCACCATTCGGTTTTGCACAAACACCTGTGCCGACCAAGGCGACTCTCCAAATCGCACTGTCAGCATCGCACCTGACCAGCTTACCAAATCGTGCTCAATGGTTTGCGGACGCGCTACTTGATGCAACGAGCAAAAGATGAAGCACAAGACCCAAAATTGTTTCTGCATTGTTTAAGGCAAAAATGTTCGCAACTTTGTTTGTCTCAAACGTCTGGATTTCTCCTCGAAAACGCAAGCCAACATGACGCTTACGACTCGCATTACGCTACTTATAGCCGCTGTTGCCTTTGCAGCACTCGCTATTGCTGGTGCCGTCTATGTGGTGTTCGTTAAGGTTCCCACGGACCTTGCTGAGAAAGTTGCTAGTAGTGTGCGCCACACTTTGCACTTTACGCCCGAAGTGCGACTCAATGAAACCATCGTCGTGCAGCAATCGACCCCGATTCTTGAGCTAGCAACTGTCTCTAAGGAGATTTTAGTAGAAGATGCATACACCCACACCTTTCTTGGTAGCACGAAAACACTGGTCGTGCGTGGCACTTTTGTTGCAAAAGCAGGCTTTGACCTTAGAGAAAAATTTTTACTGACTGTCAAAACCAACCCAACCAAACTCATTGCAGAACTGCCTGCTCCTAAACTTCTCTCCATAGAGATGACGCGCTACGACATTGTGCAAGAGGAAAGCGGCTGGTGGAATCGCCTCACCAGCGAAGAGCGTGAAGCGGCAGTCCAACGGCTGCGCCAGAAAGCCGAGCAGCATTTACTTGTCTCGAGCCTCCTAAACGATGCAGAAACTTTGATGCGAAAACAGTTGGAAGCAGCTCTTTACGTGCACCACACTCCGCTCGACATCTCGATTCGCAGAAAGCCATAGCGATTCAGTTCCTTAGCGCACATCACAGCAAGCACTTACGCTGCCTTGCTCACGATGGGTAGATTATGTAGCTTTAATCTGATGACAAGAGCTGAAGTCCTCACAGAACTGGCGCGCTTTAAGCAAGAGCGTATCCGTGGCTTGCTTATTGAAATTGAACTTGAAGAAAAGGTTGACCTCTACGAGACCTTGCGCGCGTTGGTG encodes:
- a CDS encoding DUF2490 domain-containing protein; amino-acid sequence: MQKQFWVLCFIFCSLHQVARPQTIEHDLVSWSGAMLTVRFGESPWSAQVFVQNRMVQNLSQFQTVVFLLYGLYRFVPSSSVGAGYIFLTPINNRILDIFSFQLWHDFKIGEMPAVLRLRAESLAWHALQDPFFEVIRSWRFRIRPELAIPIAGNFSWLINNEWFFTLEAPVWNQNRFQTGVRYRQPGIVIDVLYQNRIINRMSPQPVRMEHILLLNFFYTLTV
- a CDS encoding DUF4230 domain-containing protein, encoding MTLTTRITLLIAAVAFAALAIAGAVYVVFVKVPTDLAEKVASSVRHTLHFTPEVRLNETIVVQQSTPILELATVSKEILVEDAYTHTFLGSTKTLVVRGTFVAKAGFDLREKFLLTVKTNPTKLIAELPAPKLLSIEMTRYDIVQEESGWWNRLTSEEREAAVQRLRQKAEQHLLVSSLLNDAETLMRKQLEAALYVHHTPLDISIRRKP